The Armatimonadota bacterium genome includes a region encoding these proteins:
- a CDS encoding peptide ABC transporter substrate-binding protein has product MTNTKRSLLALAIVAALALGTQIPSVVAQQSRDTVVFGMAQEPDCLAMTFCSMAAGMAIVNSVFADMVKYNDKWQLHSQTVEKVPTLKDGDWQLLPGGKMKVTYKFKKGFTWHDGKPVTALDASWTYLMLRNPRSPAITRFVLRKIENMLVPNPQDPYTLVVQWNETYPFANTGHTVYPRHVMEREYLRDPAGLKSHKQVRSPVGSGPYKLLEWVPGSHITLEAYDKFPEGAAKIKKQVWRFILDATVLQANVIANQVDATEINNFSIDQMIEIERRNPAVTAHYTPAMIWEHIDVNVENEWLKDKRVRQAIAHAINREEFSTKLFYGKQPVAHTWLPERHEGFNPNVKKYAHDPARARTLLTEAGFSMGPDGFLRDSKGARFEISIMTTAGNAVREQVQQIMKEQLRAVGIDLRIDNRPASVLFGTVTQRRTFPHLVMYAWLMSPTTLGNTFWHSTQVPTPANNWEGQNYPGFRHAETDKIIDQYMTEIDATKRVALLRKQQEIWAEELPSIPLYFRLHLTTSNKKLTNVKPTGLSGTYINWNSQTWEWKQ; this is encoded by the coding sequence ATGACGAATACCAAGCGTTCCCTTCTGGCGCTGGCCATCGTTGCGGCGCTGGCGCTGGGGACCCAGATTCCGTCGGTTGTGGCCCAGCAGAGCCGCGACACCGTTGTTTTTGGCATGGCCCAGGAGCCGGACTGCCTTGCCATGACGTTCTGCTCCATGGCCGCGGGCATGGCCATCGTCAACTCCGTCTTCGCCGACATGGTGAAGTACAACGACAAGTGGCAGCTGCATTCCCAAACAGTCGAGAAGGTCCCGACGTTGAAGGACGGGGACTGGCAGCTGCTGCCCGGCGGCAAGATGAAGGTGACCTACAAGTTCAAGAAGGGCTTCACCTGGCACGATGGGAAGCCCGTCACCGCGCTGGACGCATCCTGGACCTACCTGATGCTGCGCAACCCGCGCAGCCCGGCGATTACCCGGTTCGTCCTCCGCAAGATCGAGAACATGCTCGTTCCCAACCCCCAGGACCCCTACACATTGGTCGTCCAGTGGAACGAGACCTACCCCTTCGCCAACACCGGGCACACTGTCTATCCGAGGCACGTGATGGAGCGCGAGTACCTGCGGGACCCCGCCGGCCTGAAATCCCACAAGCAGGTGCGCAGTCCAGTCGGCAGCGGCCCTTACAAGCTGTTGGAGTGGGTGCCGGGCAGCCACATCACGCTTGAGGCCTACGACAAGTTCCCCGAGGGCGCGGCCAAGATCAAGAAGCAGGTGTGGCGCTTCATCCTGGACGCCACTGTTTTACAAGCCAACGTGATCGCCAACCAGGTGGACGCCACCGAGATCAACAACTTCTCGATTGACCAGATGATCGAGATCGAGCGCCGCAACCCCGCTGTGACCGCTCACTACACGCCGGCCATGATCTGGGAACACATTGACGTCAACGTGGAGAATGAGTGGCTGAAGGACAAGCGGGTGCGGCAGGCGATCGCCCACGCGATCAATCGCGAGGAGTTCAGCACCAAGCTCTTCTATGGGAAGCAGCCGGTTGCGCACACCTGGCTGCCGGAGCGGCACGAGGGCTTCAACCCGAACGTCAAGAAGTACGCCCACGACCCGGCCCGGGCGCGCACCCTGCTCACCGAGGCCGGTTTCTCCATGGGCCCCGACGGCTTCCTGCGCGACTCCAAGGGGGCGCGGTTCGAGATCTCGATCATGACGACCGCGGGCAACGCCGTCCGAGAGCAGGTTCAGCAGATCATGAAGGAGCAGCTCAGGGCGGTGGGCATTGACCTCCGGATTGACAACCGGCCGGCCAGCGTGCTGTTCGGTACGGTCACCCAGCGGCGGACATTCCCGCACCTGGTCATGTACGCCTGGCTGATGTCGCCGACCACGCTCGGCAACACCTTCTGGCACTCCACCCAGGTCCCGACGCCTGCCAACAACTGGGAGGGGCAGAACTACCCCGGCTTCCGGCACGCGGAGACCGACAAGATCATAGACCAGTACATGACCGAGATTGACGCGACCAAGCGCGTGGCGCTGCTCCGGAAGCAGCAGGAGATCTGGGCCGAGGAGCTGCCTTCGATCCCGCTCTACTTCCGGCTGCACCTGACCACGTCCAACAAGAAGCTGACGAACGTGAAGCCCACCGGGCTCTCGGGGACCTACATCAACTGGAACTCGCAGACCTGGGAGTGGAAGCAGTAA
- a CDS encoding helix-turn-helix domain-containing protein: MTRRPKTRATTEPGPVMTVAQVAAHLQLNRLTVYRYVREGRIPAARIGKVYRIFREDVDRFLEARLVGPGRSAPAPAKVVRPQSPQRPEEICVSPHVRGRPQPWDPATMPGSPVDWILRVLH, translated from the coding sequence ATGACAAGGCGCCCCAAGACCCGCGCGACGACCGAGCCGGGTCCCGTGATGACGGTGGCCCAGGTGGCGGCCCATCTCCAGTTGAACCGGCTCACGGTCTATCGGTACGTGCGCGAGGGCAGGATCCCGGCGGCGCGGATAGGCAAGGTATACCGTATCTTCCGGGAGGACGTGGACCGGTTCCTCGAGGCCCGGTTGGTGGGCCCGGGGAGGAGCGCGCCGGCGCCGGCCAAGGTAGTACGTCCCCAAAGCCCCCAGCGGCCAGAGGAGATCTGCGTCAGCCCCCATGTACGCGGGAGGCCTCAGCCCTGGGACCCTGCGACGATGCCGGGCAGCCCCGTGGACTGGATCCTGCGGGTACTGCATTGA